GATTTTAAAGTTACCCTTGATTGGTTAGAAAATAGACCTAAATCAAGTGCAAAAGACTTTTTTATCTTACAATTTTTAGAAGACGAAAATTTAACTTATGAGATAGCAAAAAAAGCTTATGATATGAGAAAAGGAAATAATGCTACTTTAGATAGAGCCTTTAAACAAAAATTTAGTGAAAAGATAAGTCCAGAAGATAGATTTTGTTATAATGCCTCTATTTTAGAGCTAAAATCTTCAAGCTCTAAATGTATTGCTTTAGGTTTAGCCTCTTTAAAAAAAGCTTCTGATTTATCAAAAAATGATTTGAATTTTTTTATATCAAAATTAGACTCCTATCCAACACTAAAAAAAGATTTACAAACAATTGCCTCAACAAAAGTTTATGAAGAGTTAAGAGATAGTGGAGCTACAAGATTTTTAAAAATATTTTTTGAAGTAAGTGATAGTTATAGAAATAAATATTTAAATAAAAATATAGATATAAATTTTTTAAATGAACTATCCAAAAATAAAGACTTTGAAAAATTTTTACGATATGTAATATATAGTAAAGATTTAAAAAGTATTCAAAGATCTTTAGATAATTTAAATACAAATATAACTCTATCTTCTACAATATCATTTATGCTAGGTATAAATGCAATAAATAATAAAGATTTACTAAAAGCAAAAGACTTTTTCAATAAATCTTATAATAATTCATATTTAAAATCCGATAAAGACAAATCTTTATATTGGTTATATTTAACTTCAAATGATAACTCTTTTTTAGATGAATTAGCAAAAAGTAGTGATATAAATATTTATTCATTATATGCTAAAGAGCTATTAAATGTAAAAATTGACAATGTTTTTTATAGTATAGAATTAAAAAATCAAGCAACTTCTTATGATGTTTATAACCCTTTTTTGTGGGATGAAGTTACAGAAGATACAAAGAAAAATTTAGATGAAATTAAACTTCAAAAATATTATAATATTTTTTCTTCTAAAGATACAGAACCACATATGGCATTTATTTTAGAAAGATTTGAAAAATATAAAACTCAATATTATATAACTCCTTATAGAGAGATTTTAAAAAATTATGATATAGATAAACAAGTCTTAATCTATTCAATAGCAAGACAAGAAAGTAGATTTATTCCATCAGCAATCTCATTTTCAAGTGCTCAAGGGATGATGCAAATAATGCCTTTTTTATCAAAAGATATAGCTAAAGAACTAGGTCAAAATTATAATATTTATGAACAGTTTAATCCTAGAAAAAATATAGAGTTTGCAAGTTATCATTTAGATAAATTAAATAGACAATTTGATAATAATCCTCTTTTTGTAGCTTATGCTTATAATGGTGGAGCTGGTTATACAAGAACTCAATTAAAAAAAGGCTTATTTAAAGAAAAAAATAGATTTGAGCCATTTTTAAGTATGGAGATGATTTCATATAATGAAACAAAAGATTATGGAAAAAAAGTTTTAACAAACTACTATATTTATAATAACTATTTAAATAGTGAGAATAAAATCTCACTATCTACTATTTTACAAAGCTTAGTGTCGCCTTATTAGACTCTTGGTTTTGTAAAACCAAAGAGAAGTTTTTAATATTATTTAAATTTTCAAATTCTACTAAATAGTAAGTTCCCCAGTGATTTTTAAGCATATAATCTTTATATTTTTCATCATCTTTTTCAATTTTTTCAAAAAGTATAGGCTCTTTTTGATTTAAATATATAGTATATCCATTTTTCTCCATATCTTGTGATTGCTCTTTAGCAAAATATGTAAAAACTAAAAACTGCTCTTTTTTTGCTAAATCTAACTTTTTATCAACCATATTTAAATATGTTGCCATAAAAATAACATCAACTTCTTTATCTTTTACAATATCAGCTTTTTTAGTATATTTAACTGCCTTAGTCTCTTCTAAGCCCTTATCAAAAAATCTAAAAGCACTATTTTTTGGTGTGCAAGCTACAAATATAAGTGGAATTGCTAATAAAAATAGAAATTTATACATAAATTCTCCTTTGAAATTGCCGAATATTGTACATTACAAAGCCTTTAAAAAATATTTTTATATAAATAGAGTTTAACAATTCTTTAGATAAAATCCAGCCTATGAATAAAAAAAGATTAGTAGTGGCCTTTTCAGGTCCATCAAATAGTGGAAAAACAACAGCTATTGTTAAAGTTGCAAGTATTTTACAAGATAGTGATTTTAAGGTGTGTATTATAAAACACGATCCAAAAGATAAAGCAATATTTGATAGAGAAGGAAAAGACTCATTTAAATTCTCTCAAACAGGAGCTGATGTTGCTGTTGTAAGCCCAAATAAAACAACAATATTTAAAAAAGATACTTCAAGTGTAAATGAGCTTATCTCTATTTTTAATGATTTTGACTATTTGTTAGTTGAAGGGTTAAAAACTTTGGAACTTCCTAGAATTTCTATTTTTAGAGATAAACTTGATGAGAGCTATTTTACTGTTTCTAATGCTTTAGCAGTTGATGATAGTATTAATAAAAAACAGATTCCTAAAAGTTTAGATATTTTAGATTTAAACAATCCAGAAGAGATTATAGAGTGGATAGATAAAAATGCAAAAAGGGTATAAATGCAAGAGATAATAAAAGCAATAGAAGAATCAGCAATAAAAATAAAACATTTAATACAAACAGGTGATACAGAGAAAAGCCAAAGTGAAAATAGCACTGGTGATACTCAATTAAAACTTGATATTCAAAGTGATGAGATTATTGAAGCTATTTTTTCAAAAATTCCAACTATTAAAGCAATAGTTAGTGAAGAGCAAGATAATATTAAAAATATAAATAAAGATGGAGAGTTTTTGATAGCTTATGACCCGCTTGATGGTTCATCTTTAGTTGATGTAAACTTAAGTGTAGGTTCTATTTTCGGAATATATAAAAATGAATTTAATGCTCAAAATATAGTAGCTTCAGTCTATATCGTTTTTGGTCCAAGAGTTGAAATGGTTGTAACTACAGATGATGTAAAAATGTATAGATTATTAGATAGTGAATTTAAATTTATTCAAAATATTAAACTAAATGAAAAAGGGAAATTAAATGCCCCTGGTTCTACTCAAAACTGCTGGGCACCATTTCATAAACAATTAATTGATGATATTTTTAATGATGGATATAGATTAAGATATAGTGGTGGTATGGTCCCTGATTTACACCAAATTTTATTAAAAGGTGGTGGACTTTTCTCATATCCAGGAACAAGTGATAAACCAAAAGGAAAATTAAGACAATTATTTGAAGTTTTCCCTTTTGCATTAACTTTTGAAAAAGCTGGTGGAATGGCTATTGATGGATATCAAAGAGTTTTAGATATAACTACTACTCATATTCATGATACAACTCCTTGCTTTTTTGGTTCAAATAGTGAAATAAATAGAGTTTTAGAAGTTTATAGTAAAAATGTCTAAAGAAACTAAAATTTTAGATAAGTGGGAAGAAAAACTTGAAGAGGTCTTAAAAGAGCTTAAATCTTGCCAAAATTCAAAAAATTTAAACTCTTGTAAACCTTGTAGTGAATTTTTTGAATGCAGTTTAAGAAAAAAGTATGTAGTTGCTGTCTATGAGTCAATGAATAAAGGCTCTGGCGGTGGATTTGAATTTTAAAAAGAAGGGAAAAGATGCAAAACTCTTGTAAAAATGTTTATATAACAACTCCAATTTATTATGTAAATGATGTGGCACATATAGGTCATGCTTATACAACAATTATTGCTGATATGCTAGCAAGATATTCAAGACTTATTGGACATAACACTTATTTATTAACAGGAACAGATGAACATGGGCAAAAAATAGCTCAAAGTGCAGAAGCTAGAAATAAAACTCCAAAAGAGTATGCAGATGAAATATCTGGTAAATTTAGAAGTTTATGGGATGAATTTGATATAACTTATGACAAATTTATTAGAACGACAGATGAAGAGCATAAAATTGGTGTTCAAAAAGCTTTTTTAAAAATGTATGAAAATGGTGATATTTATAAAGGTGAATATGAAGGTTTTTATTGTGTACCTTGTGAAACTTTTTATCCTGAATCTCAACTAATAGATGAACAATTCTGTCCTGAGTGTGGAAGAGCAACAATAGTCGTAAAAGAAGAAAGCTACTTTTTTAAACTTAGTTCTTATGAAGATAAACTTTTAAAATGGTATGAAGAAAATCCTGATTGTATTTTACCAAGAGCTAAAAAAAATGAGATTGTAAATTTTGTAAGAAATGGTTTAAAAGATTTATCAATTTCAAGAACATCTTTTGATTGGGGAGTAAAACTTCCAAAAGAGATGAATGAACCAAAACATGTTATGTATGTTTGGCTAGATGCCCTTTTAAACTATACAACTGCTTTAGGTTATGGAACTGATGAAAAAAATATGAATTTTTGGCCAGCAAATATTCATTTAGTAGGAAAAGATATTTTAAGATTTCATGCAATATATTGGCCTGCATTTTTAATGAGTTTAAATCTACCTTTACCAAAACATATAGCAGCTCATGGTTGGTGGACTAGAGATGGTGAAAAAATGAGTAAATCAAAAGGGAATGTTGTAAATCCAAAAGAGGTAGCTGATGCTTATGGACTTGATGCCTTTAGATATTTTCTTTTAAGAGAAGTTCCATTTGGGCAAGATGGAGATTTTTCACAAAAAGCTTTAATTGATAGAATAAACTCTGATTTAGGAAATGATTTAGGAAATTTATTAAATAGAATTATAGGAATGAGTGGAAAATATTTTGACTACAATGTATCTTCAAAAGATGTAGAAAAATTCCACAAAAAAGAGATAGAAGAGGTAAATTCTATAGTTGATTCTCTTGAAAATTATATTTATAATATGCAAATAAATAGATATCTTGAAGAGATTTGGAAAATATTAACAATAGCAAATAAAGCAATAAATGATTATGAGCCTTGGAATTTAATTAAAGATGGGAAAAATGATCAAGCTATGGCTCTTGTAGCTTTAATAACAAATATTATGGCAAAAGTAGCATTACTTTTAGACTCTGTTATGCCTCATAAAATAAAAGATATTGCTAATTGCTTAGGAGTTGAGATTTCTACAGAAAACTATAATAAGCTAATTTTAAATAAAGAATTTTTAAATGATGTAAAAATTACAAAAGTAGATGCCCTATTCCCTAGAGTTGAAGATATTTTATTAGCTCAACCACAAACTAGTGATGTTACAAAAACTGAAGATGGTGATAGTAAAGTAGAATTAGAGAAACTCGATATTGAAGATAATCTTATAACTATTGATAAATTCTTTGAAACTACAATAAAAGTTGGAACAATTATTGAAGCTCAAGAGGTTCCAAAATCAGGAAAACTTCTTTTATTAAAAGTTGATTTAGGAGAAAATAGACCTAGACAAATTTTAGCAGGAATAAAAGAGTTCTATTCAGCAGTTGATTTAATAGGAACTCAAGCTTGTGTTGTTGCAAATTTAAAACCTGCTAAATTAATGGGATATGTTAGTGAAGGTATGCTTCTTGCAGCAAAAGATGAAAATGGTTTAAGTCTAATAAGACCTGAAAAACCAAAAAAAATCGGAACAAAAATAAGCTAGTGAAAATCTCTTCAATAGTTGATATAGTAGATGGAGAACTTTTAAACTCTCCATCAATCTCTTTTATAAATGGTATAAAAACTGACCCAAAAAAAGTAAAAATCTCAGATTTATTTATTGCTAAAAATAAAGAAGATTTAGAAATAGCAGTACAAAATGGGGCTTATGCAATAATTTTTGAAGATAATATTGATGTTTTTGATAATGAAATTGCCTTTATTAAAGTAAAAAATTTATATTTAGCTATTATTAAATTAATTAGATTTAAATTATCAAGTCTTAGACTAGAGGCTTATTTTTGTAAAGATGAAAGTTTTGATATGATAAAACTATACCAAAATTATCACACTAAACCTATATTTTTAATTCCTAAAAATATAGAAAAGATTTTTAAATTTATTGATGATATAAAAGATGAAGATATAATAATCTCAAAA
The Aliarcobacter faecis genome window above contains:
- the metG gene encoding methionine--tRNA ligase; the protein is MQNSCKNVYITTPIYYVNDVAHIGHAYTTIIADMLARYSRLIGHNTYLLTGTDEHGQKIAQSAEARNKTPKEYADEISGKFRSLWDEFDITYDKFIRTTDEEHKIGVQKAFLKMYENGDIYKGEYEGFYCVPCETFYPESQLIDEQFCPECGRATIVVKEESYFFKLSSYEDKLLKWYEENPDCILPRAKKNEIVNFVRNGLKDLSISRTSFDWGVKLPKEMNEPKHVMYVWLDALLNYTTALGYGTDEKNMNFWPANIHLVGKDILRFHAIYWPAFLMSLNLPLPKHIAAHGWWTRDGEKMSKSKGNVVNPKEVADAYGLDAFRYFLLREVPFGQDGDFSQKALIDRINSDLGNDLGNLLNRIIGMSGKYFDYNVSSKDVEKFHKKEIEEVNSIVDSLENYIYNMQINRYLEEIWKILTIANKAINDYEPWNLIKDGKNDQAMALVALITNIMAKVALLLDSVMPHKIKDIANCLGVEISTENYNKLILNKEFLNDVKITKVDALFPRVEDILLAQPQTSDVTKTEDGDSKVELEKLDIEDNLITIDKFFETTIKVGTIIEAQEVPKSGKLLLLKVDLGENRPRQILAGIKEFYSAVDLIGTQACVVANLKPAKLMGYVSEGMLLAAKDENGLSLIRPEKPKKIGTKIS
- a CDS encoding class 1 fructose-bisphosphatase, which encodes MQEIIKAIEESAIKIKHLIQTGDTEKSQSENSTGDTQLKLDIQSDEIIEAIFSKIPTIKAIVSEEQDNIKNINKDGEFLIAYDPLDGSSLVDVNLSVGSIFGIYKNEFNAQNIVASVYIVFGPRVEMVVTTDDVKMYRLLDSEFKFIQNIKLNEKGKLNAPGSTQNCWAPFHKQLIDDIFNDGYRLRYSGGMVPDLHQILLKGGGLFSYPGTSDKPKGKLRQLFEVFPFALTFEKAGGMAIDGYQRVLDITTTHIHDTTPCFFGSNSEINRVLEVYSKNV
- a CDS encoding lytic transglycosylase domain-containing protein, with protein sequence MIKSILKLTLIFSLSFNLFALENPQADFMQKDFKVTLDWLENRPKSSAKDFFILQFLEDENLTYEIAKKAYDMRKGNNATLDRAFKQKFSEKISPEDRFCYNASILELKSSSSKCIALGLASLKKASDLSKNDLNFFISKLDSYPTLKKDLQTIASTKVYEELRDSGATRFLKIFFEVSDSYRNKYLNKNIDINFLNELSKNKDFEKFLRYVIYSKDLKSIQRSLDNLNTNITLSSTISFMLGINAINNKDLLKAKDFFNKSYNNSYLKSDKDKSLYWLYLTSNDNSFLDELAKSSDINIYSLYAKELLNVKIDNVFYSIELKNQATSYDVYNPFLWDEVTEDTKKNLDEIKLQKYYNIFSSKDTEPHMAFILERFEKYKTQYYITPYREILKNYDIDKQVLIYSIARQESRFIPSAISFSSAQGMMQIMPFLSKDIAKELGQNYNIYEQFNPRKNIEFASYHLDKLNRQFDNNPLFVAYAYNGGAGYTRTQLKKGLFKEKNRFEPFLSMEMISYNETKDYGKKVLTNYYIYNNYLNSENKISLSTILQSLVSPY
- the mobB gene encoding molybdopterin-guanine dinucleotide biosynthesis protein B produces the protein MNKKRLVVAFSGPSNSGKTTAIVKVASILQDSDFKVCIIKHDPKDKAIFDREGKDSFKFSQTGADVAVVSPNKTTIFKKDTSSVNELISIFNDFDYLLVEGLKTLELPRISIFRDKLDESYFTVSNALAVDDSINKKQIPKSLDILDLNNPEEIIEWIDKNAKRV